A part of Miscanthus floridulus cultivar M001 chromosome 6, ASM1932011v1, whole genome shotgun sequence genomic DNA contains:
- the LOC136456221 gene encoding uncharacterized protein: protein MAEIETISSLAKAGDVLENRGINSVQGNNQVQFCLDERTSLVAATKVKARTRPGRLGFRLVNPELMDCKFQTKAELDEAYERMFTECMIECDQQLVPLEAHIAELKRLLAQPDNEIENTRTDIMQRNRGLQQVLYLHPPFPLYPEYEYHPPPQPRIPYQPAYTTDQERDDARSRDRRAQRAWWCTNLTLLETKKRILEGKRIDLERGLKSELKKALESQSDLGVGYTNYHFRH, encoded by the exons ATGGCTGAAATCGAAACTATCTCCAGCCTCGCCAAGGCCGGCGATGTCCTGGAAAACAGGGGGATCAATTCTGTTCAAGGGAACAATCAGGTTCAATTTTGTCTAGACGAGCGGACATCCCTCGTAGCTGCAACAAAAGTCAAGGCGAGGACCCGTCCTGGAAGGCTCGGATTCAGGTTGGTAAACCCTGAACTCATGGACTGCAAGTTTCAAACAAAGGCCGAGCTGGACGAGGCCTACGAGCGGATGTTCACAGAGTGCATGATTGAGTGTGACCAACAGCTAGTCCCTCTGGAAGCCCACATCGCCGAACTGAAGAGACTGTTGGCCCAGCCTGACAACGAGATTGAAAATACCAGAACCGATATTATGCAGAGGAACCGAGGATTGCAGCAGGTGCTATATCTCCATCCACCG TTTCCATTGTATCCTGAGTACGAGTATCATCCCCCTCCGCAACCTCGAATACCGTACCAACCAGCTTACACCACTGATCAAGAAAGAGATGATGCAAGATCTCGAGACCGCCGTGCTCAGAGAGCGTGGTGGTGTACCAACCTTACTCTGCTGGAGACTAAGAAAAGGATCTTGGAAGGGAAAAGAATAGACCTGGAGAGAGGGCTGAAGTCTGAATTAAAGAAAGCTTTGGAGAGTCAATCTGACCTGGGGGTCGGTTATACCAACTACCATTTTCGCCATTGA
- the LOC136458489 gene encoding uncharacterized protein: protein MALAGAAALPRLWALLLHFLAVATCLDVPSRGCYWTGCQSKWFGVCAARHFLDSQSDDCGGLCMESKSPPCLPLHTHFYCCKPGIPKVTNKCGHCKSKLDFGKEFICCSDCSDPTIMDKNSKLGYCKSGADLTMQLKPQETFHWVAGPWMTCSSPCDGGIRYRDVACYGNLDDNTIKHYPVDDASCSADEMPARQEACNQQSCSDPEMTQSVNPKKSGMSGWLVALVVILGLSAAVGIAFTSYTYYVRRTSGTSGFVYVMMEAYS from the exons ATGGCCTTGGCGGGGGCGGCTGCACTGCCGCGGCTGTGGGCGCTGCTGCTCCACTTCCTCGCCGTCGCGACCTGCCTCGATGTTCCTTCCCGCG GGTGCTATTGGACTGGGTGCCAAAGCAAATGGTTTGGAGTATGCGCTGCTCGCCACTTCTTGGATTCTCAGTCAGATGATTGTGGTGGTCTTTGCATGGAGTCGAAAAGCCCTCCATGCCTTCCACTCCACACACATTTCTATTGTTGCAAACCAG GAATCCCAAAGGTAACAAACAAGTGTGGACACTGCAAGAGCAAGCTGGATTTTGGCAAAGAGTTTATATGCTGCTCAGATTGCTCTGATCCAACCATTATGGACAAGAATAGCAAACTGGGTTACTGCAAAAGTGGTGCTGACTTAACAATGCAATTAAAACCACAAG AAACTTTTCACTGGGTTGCTGGCCCATGGATGACATGCTCCTCTCCATGTGATGGTGGTATTCGATATCGTGATGTTGCTTGTTATGGAAATTTGGATGATAACACAATCAAACACTACCCTGTGGATGATGCTAGCTGTTCAGCAGATGAAATG CCTGCAAGACAGGAGGCCTGTAATCAGCAGAGTTGTAGTGATCCTGAGATGACACAGTCAGTGAATCCCAAGAAAAGTGGAATGTCTGGTTGGTTGGTAGCATTGGTTGTTATCCTAGGTCTCAGTGCAGCTGTTGGCATTGCATTTACCAGCTACACTTACTATGTGAG GAGAACCTCTGGGACGAGTGGTTTTGTGTATGTCATGATGGAAGCTTATTCTTGA